From Rhododendron vialii isolate Sample 1 chromosome 10a, ASM3025357v1, the proteins below share one genomic window:
- the LOC131303788 gene encoding uncharacterized protein LOC131303788 isoform X1 → MKPRTNGVPRAQSSKGFQGEGPNWMLIAGGALLSTLSMRLGYKLKQVLDAKQPENTCGGSKGNGRFTERKKSGDCHSHSNTYCYTQDESGCFNYISGTQGVEIKQHPNENLSTEPDMALPLVTVPPREFNKENGVIWASSPDRLEMPQKPFHHSNSSGSPCVSESGSDIFSKREVIQKLRQQLKRRDDMILEMQDQIVELQNSINTQFSHSSHLQSLLDAANRDLLDSEREIQRLRKAIADHCVGQVSSNDNHSTVPTWPTEGRNGHANGYLDGESNFEYSEKGRGDGERIEMLRREVGELKEVIEGKEYLLQSYKEQKTELSVKVKELQQRLDSQLPNIL, encoded by the exons ATGAAACCAAGAACCAATGGGGTGCCTAGAGCCCAGAGTTCCAAAGGTTTCCAGGGGGAGGGGCCAAATTGGATGCTTATAGCTGGTGGTGCCCTGTTAAGTACGTTGTCAATGCGATTGGGTTACAAGCTGAAACAGGTGCTTGATGCAAAGCAACCAGAGAATACTTGCGGTGGTTCGAAAG GGAATGGGAGATTTACAGAGAGAAAGAAGTCAGGGGATTGCCACTCGCATTCAAATACATATTGCTATACCCAAGATGAGAGTGGCTGCTTCAATTACATTTCAG GAACTCAAGGTGTGGAGATTAAGCAGCACCCCAATGAGAATTTGTCGACCGAACCTGACATGGCACTTCCTCTGGTGACAGTTCCCCCAAGGGAATTCAACAAAGAAAACGGCGTAATCTGGGCATCTTCTCCCGATCGTCTTGAGATGCCCCAGAAGCCATTTCACCATTCAAACAGCTCAGGCTCCCCATGTGTCTCAGAATCTGGTTCTGACATCTTCAGCAAGAGAGAAGTCATACAGAAACTGAGGCAACAACTCAAGAGAAGGGATGATATGATACTGGAAATGCAGGACCAGATTGTAGAACTGCAGAATTCAATCAACACTCAGTTTTCTCATTCGTCCCATTTGCAATCACTTTTAGATGCTGcaaatagggatttgctcgattCTGAGAGAGAAATCCAGAGGTTGAGGAAAGCAATTGCCGATCATTGTGTGGGACAAGTGAGTTCTAATGACAATCACTCAACTGTCCCCACGTGGCCAACTGAAGGAAGAAACGGCCATGCGAATGGGTATCTTGACGGTGAGAGCAATTTTGAATATtcagagaaagggagaggagaTGGGGAGAGGATTGAGATGCTGAGGAGGGAAGTAGGTGAGTTGAAGGAGGTGATAGAAGGAAAGGAATACCTGCTGCAGAGTTACAAGGAGCAGAAGACAGAGCTATCGGTGAAGGTCAAGGAGTTGCAGCAGAGATTGGATAGTCAGCTTCCAAATATCTTGTAG
- the LOC131303788 gene encoding uncharacterized protein LOC131303788 isoform X2, with protein sequence MKPRTNGVPRAQSSKGFQGEGPNWMLIAGGALLSTLSMRLGYKLKQVLDAKQPENTCGNGRFTERKKSGDCHSHSNTYCYTQDESGCFNYISGTQGVEIKQHPNENLSTEPDMALPLVTVPPREFNKENGVIWASSPDRLEMPQKPFHHSNSSGSPCVSESGSDIFSKREVIQKLRQQLKRRDDMILEMQDQIVELQNSINTQFSHSSHLQSLLDAANRDLLDSEREIQRLRKAIADHCVGQVSSNDNHSTVPTWPTEGRNGHANGYLDGESNFEYSEKGRGDGERIEMLRREVGELKEVIEGKEYLLQSYKEQKTELSVKVKELQQRLDSQLPNIL encoded by the exons ATGAAACCAAGAACCAATGGGGTGCCTAGAGCCCAGAGTTCCAAAGGTTTCCAGGGGGAGGGGCCAAATTGGATGCTTATAGCTGGTGGTGCCCTGTTAAGTACGTTGTCAATGCGATTGGGTTACAAGCTGAAACAGGTGCTTGATGCAAAGCAACCAGAGAATACTTGCG GGAATGGGAGATTTACAGAGAGAAAGAAGTCAGGGGATTGCCACTCGCATTCAAATACATATTGCTATACCCAAGATGAGAGTGGCTGCTTCAATTACATTTCAG GAACTCAAGGTGTGGAGATTAAGCAGCACCCCAATGAGAATTTGTCGACCGAACCTGACATGGCACTTCCTCTGGTGACAGTTCCCCCAAGGGAATTCAACAAAGAAAACGGCGTAATCTGGGCATCTTCTCCCGATCGTCTTGAGATGCCCCAGAAGCCATTTCACCATTCAAACAGCTCAGGCTCCCCATGTGTCTCAGAATCTGGTTCTGACATCTTCAGCAAGAGAGAAGTCATACAGAAACTGAGGCAACAACTCAAGAGAAGGGATGATATGATACTGGAAATGCAGGACCAGATTGTAGAACTGCAGAATTCAATCAACACTCAGTTTTCTCATTCGTCCCATTTGCAATCACTTTTAGATGCTGcaaatagggatttgctcgattCTGAGAGAGAAATCCAGAGGTTGAGGAAAGCAATTGCCGATCATTGTGTGGGACAAGTGAGTTCTAATGACAATCACTCAACTGTCCCCACGTGGCCAACTGAAGGAAGAAACGGCCATGCGAATGGGTATCTTGACGGTGAGAGCAATTTTGAATATtcagagaaagggagaggagaTGGGGAGAGGATTGAGATGCTGAGGAGGGAAGTAGGTGAGTTGAAGGAGGTGATAGAAGGAAAGGAATACCTGCTGCAGAGTTACAAGGAGCAGAAGACAGAGCTATCGGTGAAGGTCAAGGAGTTGCAGCAGAGATTGGATAGTCAGCTTCCAAATATCTTGTAG